The following are encoded in a window of Perca fluviatilis chromosome 21, GENO_Pfluv_1.0, whole genome shotgun sequence genomic DNA:
- the LOC120551463 gene encoding zinc finger protein 569-like gives MSTSQTLTPLHSGGGEHLSMVKAIKMELLRALVSERLSAAAEEIFKLVERTITEYEKEMSCSKWVVDSHRRLLDGAKSHSEDSFQMPASEVKQQHGASVNISVCWAEPENTTSEPTEVCPNTDSTHPDPSPACENDQSGQEIPIDIQDDDVKQERDVNMPLNIVKVEKRPVCSSGFSSTKMTVRHIKKHPEDNLSLYQCQFCDLYFCHKSEFISHTRTHNGAKPYTCHDCEKSFGERHSLLIHRQKHTEEKPYLGFSPKVEAETDLRSVTPASKIEELACRQEDSGINIFPRTVTPYDKSEFDQESLQPLCLYQIQTVADIDKDSSAAVTVGHIKAEPAGADAGVSDSATYDQLLLSVSPSEQGDGKTEPKHLNINGILQSGPSGKSAELIVHFEAGTAQKPYKCPCCTKCFSSTKTLLRHARTHTEDKAYQCHFCGRNFCQKSDLVNHTRIHTGERPYQCQECHKSFAQKGNLVVHMRKHARDKLYQCQESSRSFSQRSSFDCHR, from the exons ATGTCTACTTCACAAACATTAACACCTCTACACTCTGGCGGCGGAGAACACCTCAGCATGGTGAAGGCAATAAAGATGGAGCTGCTGAGAGCACTCGTCAGTGAGCGTTTGTCTGCAGCTGCCGAGGAGATCTTCAAGCTTGTAGAAAGAACCATTACAGAATATGAAAAGGAAATGTCCTGTTCAAAGTGGGTGGTGGACAGCCACCGCAGACTGCTGGATGGTGCCAAGTCACATAGTGAAG ACTCTTTCCAGATGCCTGCCTCGGAGGTGAAGCAGCAGCATGGTGCCAGCGTGAACATCAGTGTGTGCTGGGCTGAACCAGAAAACACCACGTCAGAGCCAACAGAAGTCTGTCCCAACACAGACAGCACTCATCCTGACCCGTCTCCCGCCTGTGAAAATGATCAAAGTGGTCAGGAGATACCGATTGATATCCAAGATGATGATGTGAAGCAGGAGCGTGACGTCAACATGCCTTTGAATATCGTCAAAGTGGAAAAACGTCCCGTTTGCTCCAGCGGTTTTTCTTCCACAAAGATGACGGTACGACACATCAAAAAGCATCCAGAGGACAATTTGTCACTTTACCAGTGCCAGTTCTGTGACCTCTACTTCTGCCACAAGTCTGAATTTATCAGTCACACCAGAACACACAACGGTGCCAAACCATACACGTGCCACGACTGTGAGAAAAGCTTTGGCGAAAGGCATAGTCTGCTTattcacagacaaaaacacactgagGAGAAACCGTATCTGGGTTTTAGTCCAAAGGTGGAGGCAgaaactgacctcagatcagtgaCACCTGCCAGTAAGATTGAAGAGCTGGCCTGCAGACAGGAGGATTCTGGCATTAACATATTTCCACGTACTGTCACTCCCTATGACAAAAGTGAGTTTGATCAGGAGTCTCTGCAGCCCCTGTGTCTTTACCAAATCCAGACTGTTGCCGATATAGATAAAGACTCCTCAGCTGCAGTAACAGTTGGTCACATTAAAGCTGAGCCAGCCGGAGCTGATGCTGGCGTGTCAGACAGTGCCACGTATGATCAGCTGCTCCTTTCAGTGAGCCCAAGTGAACAGGGTGACGGTAAGACAGAGCCTAAACATCTCAACATTAACGGTATCCTACAGAGTGGACCTTCTGGAAAATCCGCAGAGCTCATCGTTCATTTTGAAGCAGGAACAGCACAGAAACCTTACAAGTGTCCTTGTTGCACCAAATGTTTCTCCTCAACTAAGACTTTATTAAGACACGCAAGGACCCACACGGAGGACAAAGCGTACCAGTGCCACTTTTGTGGGAGGAACTTCTGTCAGAAGTCGGACCTGGTCAATCATACAAGGatacacacaggagagagaccGTATCAGTGCCAAGAATGCCACAAATCATTTGCACAGAAAGGCAACCTGGTGGTTCACATGAGGAAACATGCAAGAGATAAACTGTATCAGTGCCAAGAGTCCAGCCGGAGCTTTAGTCAGAGGTCATCTTTTGACTGTCACCGATAG